In Oryza sativa Japonica Group chromosome 3, ASM3414082v1, one DNA window encodes the following:
- the LOC4332110 gene encoding probable UDP-3-O-acyl-N-acetylglucosamine deacetylase 1, mitochondrial, giving the protein MCGSAARALNSVSRAAFSWKPTGLPQQTLAAAVSRSGVGLHSGAKTTATLLPARAGEGRYFVVEGEETRVAAEVANAEAHSPLCTALRRGGARVRTVEHLLSAMEALGVDNCRVEVSGGDEIPLLDGSAQEWVMAIRGAGQCAAKDSSGQKLEKLAPEIHEPVYLQKSDCFIAALPSSRIRITYGIDFPKVPGIGCQRFATVLDANVYSSKIAPARTFCIFEEVEKLRSAGLIRGGSLENATVCSISGGWLNPPLRFEDEPCRHKILDLIGDFSLLAQNGNQGFPLAHVVAYKAGHALHTDFLRHLLGRSAVGQENLAEQC; this is encoded by the exons atgtgCGGCTCCGCCGCCCGAGCCCTGAACTCCGTCTCCCGCGCGGCCTTCTCCTGGAAACCA ACAGGGTTGCCGCAGCAGACGCTCGCCGCTGCGGTGAGCAGGTCGGGCGTGGGGCTTCACTCGGGGGCGAAAACCACCGCCACGCTGCTCCCCGCGCGAGCCGGCGAGGGGAGGTACTTCGTCGTTGAGGGGGAGGagacgagggtggcggcggaggtggcgaatGCCGAGGCGCACTCGCCGCTATGCACCGCGctgcggcggggcggcgcgcgggtgcGCACGGTCGAGCACCTGCTCTCCGCGATGGAGGCGCTCGGCGTCGACAACTGCCGCGTCGAggtcagcggcggcgacgag ATTCCGTTGCTTGATGGATCAGCGCAAGAGTGGGTGATGGCTATAAGAGGTGCAGGTCAATGTGCGGCCAAGGATTCCAGTGGCCAGAAACTGGAGAAACTGGCTCCGGAAATCCATGAGCCTGTTTACTTGCAGAAGTCTGATTGTTTCATAGCTGCACTCCCTTCCTCAAGAATCCGTATAACCTATGGGATTGATTTTCCAAAA GTGCCAGGAATTGGGTGTCAGCGCTTCGCAACAGTCCTAGATGCTAATGTCTACTCAAGCAAGATAGCCCCAGCAAGAACTTTCTGTATATTTGAAGAG GTTGAAAAATTGCGTTCTGCTGGGCTCATCAGAGGAGGATCGCTAGAAAATGCTACGGTTTGCAG TATTTCTGGTGGTTGGCTTAATCCACCACTGCGGTTTGAGGATGAACCTTGCCGCCACAAGATTTTAGATCTTATCGGTGATTTCTCGCTTCTTGCACAGAATGGTAACCAGGGTTTTCCACTTGCTCATGTAGTTGCCTACAAG GCTGGTCATGCCCTGCATACTGATTTCCTACGGCATTTGTTGGGAAGGAGCGCTGTGGGCCAAGAAAACCTTGCTGAGCAATGTTGA
- the LOC4332111 gene encoding two-component response regulator ORR21 translates to MAPVEDGGGVEFPVGMKVLVVDDDPTCLAVLKRMLLECRYDATTCSQATRALTMLRENRRGFDVIISDVHMPDMDGFRLLELVGLEMDLPVIMMSADSRTDIVMKGIKHGACDYLIKPVRMEELKNIWQHVIRKKFNENKEHEHSGSLDDTDRTRPTNNDNEYASSANDGAEGSWKSQKKKRDKDDDDGELESGDPSSTSKKPRVVWSVELHQQFVNAVNHLGIDKAVPKKILELMNVPGLTRENVASHLQKFRLYLKRIAQHHAGIANPFCPPASSGKVGSLGGLDFQALAASGQIPPQALAALQDELLGRPTNSLVLPGRDQSSLRLAAVKGNKPHGEREIAFGQPIYKCQNNAYGAFPQSSPAVGGMPSFSAWPNNKLGMADSTGTLGGMSNSQNSNIVLHELQQQPDAMLSGTLHSLDVKPSGIVMPSQSLNTFSASEGLSPNQNTLMIPAQSSGFLAAMPPSMKHEPVLATSQPSSSLLGGIDLVNQASTSQPLISAHGGGNLSGLVNRNPNVVPSQGISTFHTPNNPYLVSPNSMGMGSKQPPGVLKTENSDALNHSYGYLGGSNPPMDSGLLSSQSKNTQFGLLGQDDITGSWSPLPNVDSYGNTVGLSHPGSSSSSFQSSNVALGKLPDQGRGKNHGFVGKGTCIPSRFAVDEIESPTNNLSHSIGSSGDIMSPDIFGFSGQM, encoded by the exons ATGGCGCCGGTGGAGGATGGCGGCGGGGTGGAGTTCCCCGTGGGGATGAAGGTGCTGGTGGTGGACGACGACCCTACATGCCTCGCCGTGCTCAAGAGGATGCTCCTCGAGTGCCGCTACGACG CGACAACTTGTTCTCAGGCTACAAGAGCATTAACTATGCTGCGAGAGAACAGGCGTGGTTTTGATGTTATAATTAGCGATGTTCATATGCCTGATATGGACGGATTCAGGTTACTTGAACTTGTTGGCCTTGAGATGGATCTCCCAGTTATTA TGATGTCTGCTGATTCAAGGACAGATATCGTTATGAAAGGAATAAAACATGGAGCATGTGACTACTTAATTAAACCCGTCAGAATGGAGGAGTTGAAGAACATCTGGCAACATGTTATAAGGAAAAAGTTTAATGAAAACAAGGAGCATGAGCATTCAGGTAGCCTAGATGATACAGATCGTACCAGACCAACCAATAACGATAATGAGTATGCTTCATCTGCAAATGATGGAGCTGAAGGTAGCTGGAAGTCTCAGAAAAAGAAACGGGATAAAGATGATGACGATGGTGAATTGGAAAGTGGTGACCCTTCTTCTACATCAAAGAAACCAAGAGTTGTTTGGTCAGTTGAACTCCACCAACAATTTGTAAACGCAGTTAATCATCTGGGGATAGACA AAGCTGTTCCCAAGAAAATTTTGGAGTTGATGAATGTTCCTGGTTTAACTAGGGAAAATGTCGCCAGCCATTTGCAG aaGTTCAGATTGTATCTGAAGAGGATTGCTCAGCATCATGCCGGAATAGCTAATCCATTCTGCCCGCCTGCTTCTAGTGGTAAAGTAGGCTCACTGGGAGGACTTGATTTCCAAGCTTTGGCTGCCTCAGGTCAGATCCCTCCTCAAGCCCTGGCCGCCTTGCAGGATGAGCTCCTAGGGCGACCTACAAATAGTTTGGTATTGCCTGGAAGGGACCAGTCATCTTTACGGCTTGCTGCAGTCAAAGGAAACAAGCCCCATGGGGAGAGAGAAATAGCATTTGGTCAACCTATATACAAGTGCCAGAATAATGCATATGGGGCATTCCCTCAAAGCAGTCCAGCTGTTGGAGGAATGCCTTCATTTTCAGCTTGGCCCAATAACAAACTTGGTATGGCAGACTCAACCGGCACATTGGGAGGCATGAGTAATTCTCAGAATAGCAATATAGTCTTGCATGAATTGCAACAGCAGCCAGATGCCATGCTGTCAGGAACCCTTCACTCTCTAGATGTCAAACCTTCTGGGATAGTTATGCCTTCTCAGTCATTAAATACTTTCTCAGCCAGTGAGGGTCTCTCCCCTAATCAAAATACCTTGATGATACCTGCTCAGTCATCTGGTTTTCTAGCGGCCATGCCTCCATCCATGAAGCATGAACCTGTTCTTGCAACTTCTCAACCATCGAGTAGTCTGTTAGGTGGTATTGATTTGGTTAATCAAGCTTCAACAAGTCAGCCCTTAATAAGTGCCCATGGAGGGGGGAATCTTTCTGGCCTTGTAAATCGTAATCCAAATGTAGTACCTTCTCAAGGGATCAGTACTTTTCATACTCCAAATAATCCATATTTGGTTAGTCCAAATTCTATGGGAATGGGCTCCAAACAACCACCTGGTGTTCTTAAGACAGAAAACTCTGACGCTCTGAACCATAGCTATGGTTATCTTGGTGGTAGCAACCCCCCTATGGACTCTGGCTTACTCTCTTCACAATCAAAAAATACACAGTTTGGTTTACTGGGTCAGGATGACATCACTGGTAGCTGGTCGCCTCTGCCGAATGTTGACAGTTATGGTAATACTGTTGGGCTAAGCCACCCTGGGTCCAGTTCATCTAGTTTTCAAAGTTCTAATGTGGCTCTTGGGAAATTGCCTGATCAAGGGCGAGGAAAGAATCATGGATTTGTTGGTAAAGGTACTTGCATTCCAAGCCGCTTTGCAGTGGATGAGATTGAATCTCCAACTAACAACTTGAGTCACAGCATTGGAAGCAGTGGAGATATTATGAGCCCTGATATTTTCGGATTTAGTGGACAGATGTGA